In Waddliaceae bacterium, the genomic stretch TCGCAACCTTCGGAACGTGTCAACGCCTTTAACGCTACAGAAAAATGTGTTGACGATTTTAAAGTCGCTGCCGAAGGCACGACGATACGCGTCATCGAAGCTACTGACGGAAGTCTTATTACCGGCGAAGGTCATTATGATGCTAATATCGTCGAGGGCAATGTCGTTTCTGATGTAGAGCATGACATCCTAAAGATCGCCGTCGTCAACAGGTATAACGACAAGCCTCCCGCTGTAGCGTTTATTAAAGGCTTCGGGCTACAAAGCGGTGCTATGGCATCGAGTGTCGCCCACGACTCCCACAACATCGTCGCTGTTGGGACTTCTGACGAAGAACTATGCGCTGCCATCAACGCCGTAATATCCTCTGAAGGCGGTATTGCCGTCGCTGATGGCGAAGATATCGATATCTTACCGCTACCGGTAGCAGGGATTATGAGCGATGGTGATGGCTATGCTGTCGCCAAGAAATACTCTGAGCTCGATGCGAAAGCAAAGAGTTTAGGAAGTAGCATGACGGCGCCTTTTATGACGTTGTCGTTTATGGCATTGCTTGTCATCCCCGAGCTAAAGCTCAGCGATAATGGCCTCTTCGACGGGACTAAATTTAAATTCACAAAACTTTTCATAGCAGGATAACTAATGATAGAAGAAAATCAGACAATAGAAGGTACCGTAGAGTCTTTGGCGTTCGGCGGCAAAGGAATAATAAAACACGAAGGTTTCGTCATCTTCGTTCCTTTCACCGCTCCTGGCGATGTTGTTAAGGTGAATATAACCTCTGTGAAAAAGTCCTTCGCCGAAGGCGATGTCGTCGAAGTCATAACTCCTGCGTCATGCCGAACAAAGCCCACATGCCAATACTACGGAATATGTGGCGGCTGCCAGCTACAGCATATTAGCTACGAGTCACAAACCGAGCAGAAGGCACATTTTGTCGCCGACGCCATCGAGCGCATTGGGAAGATAGCCCTCGAAGAGCCTGTGAAATGTCTACCATCATCGACACCATGGCACTACCGCCGCAGCATAACATTCTCAATACGTTCTCTTCTCGGGAATTTCGGCGGCGGCTTCGTATCTTATGATAATAAGGAAGTCATCTCTGTAGAAGAATGTCCCCTTTTCGTCAAAGGTCCACTATTAAAAGACGTCCACGCTATGCTGCATAGCTTAAAAGGAACGCCCAACCGTTACGACAAAGTCTCTATCGTGAAGAACGGACAAGGCGCTTTCGTTCTTGCCTTCGACTTCAAAAAACAATTCCCAAAAAACCTCGACATCGTAATGGGACACCTTTTGGAGGAGAACGACTCCTTCGCCGGCGCTGTAGCGTATTTTCAGGAGCGCAAAAAGTCGTATGGAGTGACCTCTTGTTCTTACGACATCGAAGGTCTAACGATATCGTTCTCAGCATCGGCGTTCGTACAGACACACCCCGAGCAGAGCGCGACGATATATAATAACATCGTCAAAAACGCAAAAGAATGCAATGCTGAGAACGTCCTAGACTTGTATTGTGGCATCGGCGTATCGACGCTAATGCTAGCGAAAGAAGGGATGCATGTCACCGGCGTAGAAAATAACAGAGAAGCGACAAAGCGTGCGATACAGAACTCCAAAGACAACGACATCAAAGGGGCTTATTTCTTCCGCGGTGACGTCTCCAAAGTCGCCGAGAAGCTCCTCGCCAAAGACCCCGACCTCGTCATAATAAACCCTCCGCGGACAGGCGTCGACGACGTTACACTAGCAGCAATAAACCACGCATGGCCGAAAAATATCATATACATATCGTGTATGCCTGCAACGCTAGCACGTGATGTCGCAGCGTTAAAACATCGTGGCTATAAAATATCTTCATGCAAAGCATACGATATGTTCCCACAAACAACACACGTAGAAACTATGGTGGTATTAGAAAGAATTATTGGCGCTGTCAAAAAATAAGTATAGACCTCAAAAACGTTATCGCTTACATTGAAAGCATTCTCAAATTATCTAATCAATAGAGGTGTTTAGTTATGACATTACTTATAAAAATATTGGGCCTTCTTATCGTTGCCAGTGGTTTCGTATATATTTTCAGCCCGCATTATCTTAAGAAGATGGTAGATTTCTGGATCGAAGGCAAGCGTCGTTATATTGCTGCGGTCATCAACGTAATTATTGGCATCCTTCTTTTTATGGCGGCGTCTGGTGCTACGATACCTTCAGTAATATATCTTTTCGCCATAGTAGGGCTACTTAAAGGATTTATGGTCTTCGCTATAAGTCATCAATCTTTTAAAGCCCTGATAACATATTGGTCGGAGAAGCCAGCGAATTTCATACGCTTTATGGGCATTCTTGCTCTAGCTCTTGGGCTTTTACTGATCTATTCTGCATAATACTGGCCTTCAAAGGGCGGATCATCGCAATTACATGTATAAACAAAGGATGGTGAAAGTGAAGAACTTCATGCAACGAAGTATTATTATGGTCATCGGTATATTGGGAGGGATTCTTTTTTTCTCCGAAGATTGTATGGCCCTGCCTCAAGATCCTTCTTTCGATGCCGAGCATATTGCTATAGCTCAAGAGGGAAAGACGATGATTATCGACCAGCATGTCGATAAGGCTATAATAAATTGGCAGGATTATTCCATCGCCACTCATGAACTAGTCCAGTATAGGCAACCCAATGACGAAGCCATCGCCCTCAACAAAATAACAGGCTCGAGTCCTTCGGCAATAATGGGTAGTCTTGTCGCCAATGGACAGATCTTCATAATAAACCCTAACGGCATCCTCTTCGGCCATAATTCCAAAATCAATACTGCTGGACTTCTTGCGACAACCCTGAACATTTCAGACGGAGATTTTTTCGAAGGCAATTATATTTTCTCCCAAGATCAATATAAACAGCTGTCCTTTATCATAAACATGGGAGAGATAACAATAGCAGATAACGGCTACGTCGTCATCGTTGCTCCCCTCGTCTCCAATGACGGTCTTATCATCGCCAACCTCGGCGAAGTACATGTCGGATCAGCAGAACAGTTCACCGTCAACTTCGACGGCAGAAACCTCATCAACTTCGAGATAACAACGCCACCAGAAGACTCAGAACCAGGAACCATCTTCATACCAACACAACATATCAGCGACATAATAATGCAGGTCGTTAACTACGACGGACTTATAGAAGAGTGCGGCATCGTCGAAGACGGCGACATGACAACGTTTGCCAACACAAGCGGTACGCTAATAAACAACGGTATAATACAAACCGATGGTAAAGAAGGCTTTGATGCTGGAACCATAACGCTCGATGCAACACACGCCATAATAAATACCGAAAAAGGAGAACTCTCGGCCAATGGCGTCGGCCAGAACTCTTCAGGAGGAAATATATCGATAGAAGCCATTAAAATTGTACAACATGGCGCACTCCATGCTGATGCTACAATAAATAATGGCGGAGCGATAAACCTCAACGCC encodes the following:
- the rlmD gene encoding 23S rRNA (uracil(1939)-C(5))-methyltransferase RlmD codes for the protein MIEENQTIEGTVESLAFGGKGIIKHEGFVIFVPFTAPGDVVKVNITSVKKSFAEGDVVEVITPASCRTKPTCQYYGICGGCQLQHISYESQTEQKAHFVADAIERIGKIALEEPVKCLPSSTPWHYRRSITFSIRSLLGNFGGGFVSYDNKEVISVEECPLFVKGPLLKDVHAMLHSLKGTPNRYDKVSIVKNGQGAFVLAFDFKKQFPKNLDIVMGHLLEENDSFAGAVAYFQERKKSYGVTSCSYDIEGLTISFSASAFVQTHPEQSATIYNNIVKNAKECNAENVLDLYCGIGVSTLMLAKEGMHVTGVENNREATKRAIQNSKDNDIKGAYFFRGDVSKVAEKLLAKDPDLVIINPPRTGVDDVTLAAINHAWPKNIIYISCMPATLARDVAALKHRGYKISSCKAYDMFPQTTHVETMVVLERIIGAVKK